Proteins encoded in a region of the Geobacillus genomosp. 3 genome:
- the prfB gene encoding peptide chain release factor 2 (programmed frameshift), producing MDLVEIKQELEKMAKRLAEIRGSLDLDAKQARIRELEEQMAASNFWDDQKAAQAVISEANVLKDLVGQFESLQERFENLEVTYELLKEEPDDELQNELVAEAKQLTKDFSEFELQLLLNEPYDKNNAILELHPGAGGTESQDWASMLLRMYTRWAEKKGFKVETLDYLPGEEAGVKSVTLLIKGHNAYGYLKAEKGVHRLVRISPFDASGRRHTSFVSCEVVPEMDDNIEIEIRPEELKIDTYRSSGAGGQHVNTTDSAVRITHVPTGIVVTCQSERSQIKNREKAMNMLKAKLYQKKLEEQQAELAELRGEQKEIGWGSQIRSYVFHPYSLVKDHRTNVEVGNVQAVMDGEIDVFIDAYLRAKLK from the exons ATCGATTTGGTGGAAATTAAGCAAGAGCTCGAGAAAATGGCTAAGCGATTAGCGGAAATCAGGGGGTCTCTT GACCTCGATGCGAAGCAGGCGCGCATTCGTGAATTAGAGGAGCAAATGGCGGCGTCCAACTTTTGGGATGACCAAAAGGCGGCACAGGCGGTCATTTCCGAAGCGAATGTGCTCAAAGATCTTGTCGGCCAATTTGAATCATTGCAAGAGCGGTTTGAAAACTTGGAAGTGACGTATGAGTTGCTCAAAGAAGAACCGGATGACGAGCTGCAAAATGAGCTTGTCGCGGAAGCGAAACAATTGACGAAAGACTTTAGCGAGTTTGAGCTGCAGCTGCTGCTCAACGAGCCGTACGATAAAAATAACGCGATTTTAGAGCTCCACCCGGGCGCGGGCGGCACGGAGTCGCAAGACTGGGCGTCGATGCTGTTGCGCATGTACACGCGCTGGGCGGAGAAGAAAGGGTTTAAAGTCGAGACGCTTGATTACCTTCCGGGCGAGGAAGCCGGGGTGAAAAGCGTGACGCTCCTCATTAAAGGGCATAACGCGTACGGCTACTTAAAGGCGGAAAAAGGGGTGCACCGGCTCGTGCGCATCTCCCCGTTTGACGCCTCGGGCCGCCGCCATACGTCGTTCGTCTCGTGCGAAGTCGTGCCGGAGATGGACGATAACATTGAGATCGAAATCCGGCCGGAAGAGTTGAAAATCGACACGTACCGTTCGAGCGGCGCGGGCGGGCAGCACGTCAACACGACCGACTCGGCGGTGCGCATCACCCACGTGCCGACAGGGATCGTTGTGACGTGCCAGTCGGAGCGGTCGCAAATTAAAAACCGTGAAAAAGCGATGAACATGTTAAAAGCGAAGTTGTATCAAAAGAAACTCGAGGAGCAGCAAGCGGAACTTGCTGAGCTGCGCGGCGAGCAAAAAGAAATCGGCTGGGGCAGCCAAATCCGTTCGTACGTCTTCCATCCGTATTCGCTTGTCAAAGACCATCGGACGAACGTCGAGGTCGGCAACGTGCAGGCGGTCATGGATGGGGAAATCGATGTGTTCATCGACGCGTATTTGCGCGCGAAGTTGAAGTAA